A genomic window from Sulfurospirillum diekertiae includes:
- a CDS encoding TIGR01212 family radical SAM protein (This family includes YhcC from E. coli K-12, an uncharacterized radical SAM protein.): MREILTAGRYFRGKFGETIYKIPVSISGFTCPNIDGTVARGGCIFCENESFSPNLEHKQPKRFYLHPTSENPYLEFQLIQLEAQYKKTRKVLSKKFGAQKFIIYFQSFTNTYAPLATLKTLYTKALSFEGVVGLSIGTRTDSVTEEVIAYLAELSKEHEIWLEYGVQSSSDETLKRINRGHDSANIEKYITLSRQYGLKICAHVIFGLPGETPEMALESVKFALRLGVKSFKFHPLYVVKQTALANDLNRGDFIPISEESYIQTIIKAIKLLPEGVMLQRVSAGIEDATLLSPSWCYTKHQQMFNIREALKKEGLLY; this comes from the coding sequence ATGCGCGAGATTTTAACAGCGGGGCGGTATTTTAGAGGAAAATTTGGGGAGACTATTTATAAAATTCCTGTCTCAATCTCTGGATTTACCTGCCCTAATATTGATGGTACCGTCGCCAGGGGCGGTTGCATTTTTTGCGAAAATGAGTCTTTTAGCCCCAATCTAGAGCACAAGCAACCTAAGCGTTTTTACTTACACCCAACTTCTGAAAATCCTTATTTAGAGTTCCAGCTCATTCAACTCGAAGCACAGTATAAAAAGACAAGGAAAGTATTGTCAAAAAAATTTGGTGCACAAAAATTTATTATCTATTTTCAATCTTTTACCAATACTTATGCACCCCTTGCAACACTTAAAACACTCTATACAAAGGCTTTAAGCTTTGAAGGTGTTGTAGGTTTAAGTATTGGAACACGTACTGATAGCGTGACAGAAGAGGTGATCGCTTATTTAGCGGAACTTTCAAAAGAACATGAAATTTGGCTGGAATATGGTGTACAATCTTCTTCTGATGAAACATTAAAACGAATCAATAGAGGGCATGATAGTGCTAATATTGAAAAATACATTACTTTATCGCGTCAGTATGGACTTAAAATATGTGCTCATGTTATCTTTGGACTACCTGGTGAGACACCTGAGATGGCTTTAGAAAGTGTCAAATTTGCACTTAGGCTAGGTGTTAAGTCTTTTAAATTTCATCCTTTATATGTTGTTAAACAAACAGCGTTAGCCAATGATCTTAATAGAGGAGACTTTATTCCAATTTCTGAAGAGTCTTACATTCAAACGATTATTAAAGCCATCAAACTTTTACCAGAAGGTGTTATGCTTCAACGGGTGAGTGCAGGCATTGAAGACGCTACTCTTTTATCTCCATCATGGTGTTACACCAAACATCAACAAATGTTTAATATTCGTGAAGCTCTTAAAAAAGAGGGACTTCTTTACTAG
- a CDS encoding SPFH domain-containing protein — MPADLNDYFKKKNGGGSSNNGDNDNRTPFNIEPPDFMKNLGKKAGIIYVLIAIIVIAVIAKPFVIINSGEMGIKATTGKFEPIPMEPGFHLFIPFIQQVFIVDTKVRIMNYSSSEDLGEVLQRGSGIKKNAAISVLDARGLPVSIELTVQYKLEPTTAPQTIATWGMAWEDKIINPVVRDVTRAVIGKFNAEELPQRRNEIAVNIEEGIRKAIDAQPGKPVELLTMQLREILLPAKIKEQIEKVQVAKQEVERTRYEVEIANQQALKRAAEAEGQAKARQINAQGEANAVKIEADADAYANKKISESISDPLLKLRQIEVQGKFNEALKENKDAKIFLTPGGSTPNIWVDTKDSQKAVSISK, encoded by the coding sequence ATGCCAGCAGATTTGAACGACTATTTTAAAAAGAAAAATGGGGGAGGAAGCAGTAATAATGGCGATAATGACAATCGCACCCCTTTTAATATCGAACCTCCCGATTTTATGAAAAACCTTGGTAAAAAGGCAGGAATCATTTATGTGCTTATTGCAATCATCGTCATTGCTGTTATTGCCAAACCTTTTGTGATTATTAATTCAGGCGAAATGGGAATTAAAGCAACGACTGGTAAATTTGAGCCGATCCCGATGGAACCAGGATTTCATCTTTTTATCCCTTTTATTCAACAAGTTTTTATTGTTGATACTAAAGTGCGTATTATGAACTACTCTTCAAGCGAAGACTTAGGTGAAGTCTTGCAAAGAGGATCTGGCATCAAAAAAAATGCAGCTATTTCTGTTCTTGATGCAAGAGGCTTACCTGTTTCAATTGAACTCACAGTTCAATATAAATTAGAACCAACAACTGCACCACAAACGATTGCAACATGGGGTATGGCATGGGAAGATAAAATTATTAACCCAGTTGTCAGAGATGTCACAAGAGCTGTTATAGGTAAGTTTAATGCGGAAGAGTTACCACAAAGACGTAATGAGATTGCTGTCAATATCGAAGAAGGTATTCGTAAAGCGATTGACGCACAACCAGGCAAACCTGTAGAACTTCTTACCATGCAACTCAGAGAAATTTTACTTCCTGCAAAAATTAAAGAGCAAATTGAAAAAGTTCAAGTAGCGAAGCAAGAGGTTGAGCGAACAAGGTATGAAGTAGAAATAGCCAATCAACAAGCCCTTAAACGTGCTGCTGAAGCGGAAGGTCAAGCAAAAGCGAGACAAATCAATGCTCAAGGTGAAGCAAACGCTGTTAAAATTGAAGCGGATGCAGATGCCTATGCTAATAAAAAAATCAGTGAAAGCATTTCTGATCCACTCTTAAAACTTCGCCAAATTGAAGTCCAAGGAAAGTTTAACGAGGCACTTAAAGAAAATAAAGATGCAAAAATTTTCCTAACACCCGGTGGTTCAACCCCTAATATTTGGGTCGATACCAAAGATAGCCAAAAAGCGGTCAGTATAAGCAAATGA
- a CDS encoding DUF2393 family protein yields the protein MNTDALKLSLLTYIKHFGLYDYLAFSWLFFTFIILIILASLVARRSSTASLLLVIFALLLLVISPFFIKEKLEETFRTTTTEITMVKRLTFSASLIVEGNIYNKSTKNFSLCLIRTSIFKQTGAQGFKAYLNSLKPISNQSILVTKDLLKEDSMEYQAVFDGFEYNGDVFATLKAECY from the coding sequence ATGAACACTGATGCACTCAAATTATCACTATTGACCTATATTAAACACTTTGGTCTTTATGATTATTTGGCATTTAGTTGGTTGTTTTTTACTTTTATTATTTTAATAATCTTAGCAAGCTTAGTAGCGAGACGCTCTTCTACGGCGTCTCTTCTTTTAGTTATCTTTGCTCTTCTCCTTCTTGTCATTTCACCTTTCTTTATTAAAGAAAAACTAGAAGAAACATTCAGAACAACAACAACCGAAATCACTATGGTCAAGAGATTAACCTTTTCAGCATCACTTATTGTTGAAGGAAATATCTACAATAAATCAACTAAAAATTTTTCGCTTTGTTTGATTCGCACTTCTATTTTTAAACAAACAGGGGCACAAGGGTTCAAAGCATATCTCAATTCTCTAAAACCAATATCTAATCAGTCGATATTAGTTACAAAGGACCTTTTAAAAGAGGATAGTATGGAATATCAAGCTGTTTTTGATGGTTTTGAATATAATGGTGATGTATTTGCAACATTAAAAGCAGAGTGCTACTAA
- a CDS encoding branched-chain amino acid transaminase — translation MDKAKYIWMDGKLVAWDDAKIHILTHTLHYGNGVFEGTRAYMTDNGLAIFKLKEHTKRLLNSAKITRIKATYSQEELEAAHIELLKSNNFTSNVYIRPLIYLGYGVMGLNLAQAPVNTAIAAWQWGSYLGDDGIENGIRVKISSFARNPVSANMGKAKAAANYLNSQMAKYEALEAGYEEALLLDEDGFIAEGSGECFFIVRNGKLISPPNDTSLESITQATVLELAREAGIPIERRRITRDEAYISDEAFFTGTAAEVTPIKDIDNYIIGDGKRGPITKQLQEAYFDVVYGRNPKYKHFLTFI, via the coding sequence ATGGATAAAGCAAAATACATTTGGATGGACGGCAAACTCGTTGCATGGGATGATGCAAAAATACATATTTTGACCCATACACTTCACTATGGTAATGGTGTTTTTGAAGGCACTCGTGCGTACATGACGGACAATGGTCTGGCTATTTTTAAGCTTAAAGAGCACACCAAACGCTTGCTCAATTCTGCCAAAATTACTCGCATTAAAGCGACCTATTCCCAGGAAGAACTCGAAGCAGCTCATATTGAACTTCTTAAATCAAACAACTTTACCTCCAACGTCTATATTAGACCGCTGATTTATTTAGGATACGGCGTTATGGGGCTTAATCTTGCACAAGCACCGGTGAATACAGCGATTGCAGCATGGCAATGGGGCAGTTACCTTGGCGATGATGGCATTGAAAACGGCATTCGCGTTAAAATCTCTTCATTTGCTAGAAATCCTGTCAGTGCCAATATGGGAAAAGCTAAAGCTGCTGCAAACTACCTCAACTCACAAATGGCAAAATACGAAGCACTCGAAGCGGGTTATGAAGAAGCGTTACTTTTGGATGAAGATGGATTTATCGCTGAAGGCAGTGGAGAATGCTTCTTTATCGTCAGAAATGGCAAGCTGATTTCTCCACCAAACGACACATCTCTTGAGAGTATCACTCAAGCAACCGTATTAGAGCTTGCGCGCGAAGCAGGCATTCCTATTGAGCGCAGACGCATTACACGTGACGAAGCGTATATCTCTGATGAAGCGTTCTTCACAGGCACTGCCGCAGAAGTAACTCCAATCAAAGATATCGATAATTATATTATTGGCGATGGTAAACGTGGTCCTATCACCAAACAACTTCAAGAAGCGTATTTTGATGTGGTCTACGGACGCAATCCAAAATACAAACATTTCTTAACATTTATCTAA
- a CDS encoding aldehyde dehydrogenase family protein codes for MKAKLYFGSTCKDKKECKEVCSPYDGRVVSSFCLCDATDAKEVLEIARTAALHVKQIPLHQRTNWLLDVAQKLEIERERIALCITDEVGKPIAFSRVEVDRCIETIKLSANAMLHVNGETFDTTAMPSGKKSLSFYKREPVGVVLAITPFNFPLNLVAHKIAPALVAGNAVILKPTSQAPRTAYELVKLFIESPYAPKDALSLLYSGEGVNETLITSEIPRVISFTGSVSVGREITQKAGIKKVALELGGNAATYIDASADLVLAAKRCAVGAFINSGQVCISLQRIYVHESIYESFAQALVNESKSLHVGSPYDEKTFIGPMVNEVAVLKAKRWIQSAIDEGAKPLCGFTYKALLFEPTIMADVSEAMAIVCEEVFAPIVSLIKVKDYEEAKTKMNASDYGLQYSIFCNDLSIVQRAIDELEAGGIVINDIPTLRFDLQPYGGIKQSGVGKEGPYFALLDDYTQIKSVVIC; via the coding sequence ATGAAAGCAAAGCTCTATTTTGGTTCTACATGTAAGGATAAAAAAGAGTGCAAAGAGGTGTGTTCACCGTATGATGGACGCGTGGTTTCAAGCTTTTGCCTTTGCGATGCAACCGATGCCAAAGAAGTTTTAGAAATAGCACGTACGGCAGCTTTACATGTAAAACAGATTCCACTGCATCAGCGCACCAATTGGCTGTTGGATGTGGCGCAAAAGCTGGAAATTGAGCGTGAGCGAATAGCGCTTTGTATCACCGATGAGGTGGGAAAACCGATTGCTTTTTCACGCGTTGAGGTCGATCGCTGCATCGAGACGATTAAACTCTCCGCCAATGCGATGTTACATGTAAACGGCGAAACGTTTGATACCACTGCAATGCCCAGTGGTAAAAAGAGTTTATCCTTTTATAAACGCGAACCTGTAGGCGTGGTGTTAGCGATTACACCGTTTAATTTTCCGCTCAATTTAGTCGCGCACAAAATCGCCCCAGCATTGGTTGCGGGTAATGCCGTCATCTTGAAACCGACTTCACAAGCGCCACGAACGGCGTATGAACTGGTCAAACTTTTCATCGAAAGTCCGTATGCGCCAAAAGATGCGCTCAGTCTCCTTTACAGTGGTGAAGGAGTGAATGAAACACTGATCACCAGCGAAATTCCTCGCGTCATCAGTTTTACAGGCAGTGTGAGCGTTGGACGTGAGATCACGCAAAAAGCGGGGATCAAAAAAGTGGCTTTGGAGCTGGGTGGGAATGCCGCGACGTATATTGATGCTTCAGCTGATCTTGTCCTTGCGGCTAAACGATGTGCGGTGGGTGCATTTATTAATTCGGGGCAAGTATGTATTTCATTGCAACGTATTTACGTGCATGAAAGCATTTATGAATCGTTTGCACAAGCGCTGGTTAACGAGAGCAAAAGTTTACATGTAGGCTCACCGTATGATGAAAAAACTTTCATTGGACCGATGGTCAATGAAGTTGCGGTGCTCAAGGCAAAACGATGGATTCAAAGTGCCATAGACGAGGGGGCAAAACCTTTGTGTGGTTTTACATATAAAGCTCTTTTGTTTGAGCCAACGATTATGGCAGATGTAAGTGAAGCAATGGCGATTGTGTGTGAAGAGGTTTTTGCGCCGATTGTTTCACTCATTAAAGTGAAGGATTACGAAGAGGCAAAAACCAAAATGAACGCTTCAGATTATGGACTTCAATATTCCATTTTTTGTAATGATCTCTCCATAGTTCAAAGAGCAATTGATGAGCTTGAAGCGGGTGGTATTGTTATCAATGACATTCCCACATTGCGGTTTGATCTTCAGCCTTATGGTGGCATCAAACAAAGTGGCGTTGGAAAAGAAGGTCCTTATTTTGCGCTTTTGGATGACTATACTCAGATCAAATCTGTGGTAATATGCTAA
- a CDS encoding response regulator transcription factor produces the protein MKILIIEDDIELLKNLTDSLKQDCFTVVTAQTGKMALQKYTEDVFDLVLLDLNLPDMDGIDILEKIRKGKIPSVHVLILTAKYELEDKVIGLDAGADDYLAKPFSMVELKARIRAILRRSSTNKQIKLHINNIEINIAEGSVQNYIV, from the coding sequence ATGAAAATCTTAATAATAGAGGATGATATTGAGCTTCTAAAAAATTTAACAGACAGTTTAAAACAGGATTGCTTCACAGTTGTAACAGCGCAAACTGGCAAAATGGCATTGCAAAAATATACTGAAGATGTATTTGATCTTGTATTGTTAGATTTAAATTTACCCGATATGGATGGGATTGATATTTTAGAAAAAATCCGAAAGGGAAAAATTCCATCTGTGCACGTACTTATTCTTACCGCTAAATATGAACTTGAAGACAAGGTCATAGGATTAGATGCTGGAGCAGATGATTATCTTGCAAAACCTTTTTCTATGGTAGAGCTAAAAGCAAGAATTAGAGCCATATTACGAAGAAGCTCAACCAATAAGCAAATCAAACTGCACATTAACAATATCGAAATCAACATAGCTGAAGGGAGCGTTCAAAACTATATTGTCTAG
- the bcp gene encoding thioredoxin-dependent thiol peroxidase has translation MIKIGDKAPALSLPNQDNVEISLRDLEGKWIVLYFYPKDSTPGCTTEACDFTAALPSFEGLNAVVLGISPDSTASHQKFIAKQKLEITLLSDVSTEVAQNYGVWQLKKFCGKEYMGIVRSTFLIDPSGKIAKLWSNVKVKDHASEVKKVLETLS, from the coding sequence ATGATAAAAATAGGTGATAAAGCCCCCGCTCTTAGTCTTCCCAATCAAGACAATGTAGAAATATCCCTGCGAGATTTAGAGGGCAAATGGATCGTGCTTTACTTCTACCCTAAAGACAGTACGCCTGGATGTACCACTGAGGCGTGTGATTTTACAGCAGCACTTCCAAGTTTTGAAGGTTTAAATGCTGTTGTTTTAGGTATTAGTCCTGATAGTACAGCATCGCATCAAAAGTTCATTGCCAAACAAAAACTAGAGATAACACTGCTCTCTGATGTGAGCACTGAAGTAGCGCAAAATTACGGTGTGTGGCAGTTGAAAAAGTTTTGTGGTAAAGAGTATATGGGCATTGTGCGCTCAACCTTTTTAATCGACCCAAGTGGTAAAATCGCTAAATTGTGGTCAAATGTTAAAGTCAAAGATCACGCCAGTGAAGTGAAAAAAGTTTTGGAAACATTGAGTTAA
- the hisIE gene encoding bifunctional phosphoribosyl-AMP cyclohydrolase/phosphoribosyl-ATP diphosphatase HisIE, which yields MSSALIHSIDWNASPLLPVVVQDVKSGEVLMLAYMNQEALSLTLQTRFAHYYSRSRQSLWKKGETSGHVQHVKEAYLDCDSDTLLLKVEQEGVACHTGRMSCFFNRIDVEETPKEPAKEIEAYSISDKIYHIIQERKKADPKTSYVASLLHKGDNSILKKVVEEAGEFCFAFKDNDNKEIIYEAADLMFHALVALGAKNIHPSLISKELERRFGLSGIEEKNSRNEH from the coding sequence ATGAGTTCAGCACTAATTCATTCCATCGACTGGAACGCTTCACCACTTTTGCCTGTCGTTGTACAAGACGTCAAGAGTGGTGAGGTTTTAATGCTCGCATATATGAACCAAGAAGCGCTCTCTTTAACACTTCAAACGAGATTTGCTCACTACTATTCCAGAAGCCGCCAAAGCCTCTGGAAAAAGGGTGAAACGAGTGGTCACGTACAACACGTTAAAGAGGCTTATTTGGATTGCGATAGCGATACGTTATTGCTCAAAGTTGAGCAAGAAGGTGTAGCATGTCATACGGGGCGCATGTCATGCTTTTTTAACCGTATAGATGTTGAAGAAACCCCTAAAGAGCCAGCCAAAGAGATTGAGGCTTATTCTATTAGCGATAAAATTTATCATATTATACAAGAACGCAAAAAAGCTGATCCTAAAACCTCTTATGTGGCATCACTGCTACACAAAGGTGACAATAGTATTTTGAAAAAAGTTGTCGAAGAAGCAGGTGAATTTTGTTTTGCCTTCAAAGACAATGATAACAAAGAGATCATTTATGAGGCGGCCGATCTTATGTTCCATGCTCTTGTTGCATTGGGAGCTAAGAATATTCATCCATCACTGATCTCCAAAGAGCTTGAAAGACGCTTTGGACTCAGCGGGATAGAGGAGAAAAATAGCCGTAATGAACACTGA
- a CDS encoding DUF2393 family protein: MTYFTLLHWFILILILLIFSLVLVLTIRNHDGKSSLFAPIIANIFIMAIFAFFAIYGLDKYTKVARLENITQKKVLINESFSISGQIRNIGNFQIGKCILEVKISNELGDSAGSGSIVFEPKSAFDNLFSRDSSSSVDTTKEFVIAENLHKNEMRNFTVFMRYPPSFSKPYIRYELFCH; the protein is encoded by the coding sequence GTGACCTATTTTACGCTACTTCATTGGTTTATTCTTATTCTTATTCTTCTTATATTTTCTCTTGTTCTCGTGTTAACTATTCGTAATCATGATGGTAAATCTTCTCTATTTGCGCCGATTATAGCCAATATCTTTATTATGGCTATTTTTGCTTTTTTTGCCATTTACGGACTCGATAAATATACTAAAGTTGCTCGATTAGAAAACATAACACAGAAAAAAGTGTTGATTAATGAATCTTTTTCTATTTCAGGACAAATTCGTAATATTGGCAATTTTCAAATAGGTAAATGCATTTTAGAAGTTAAAATTTCTAATGAACTTGGCGACTCTGCAGGATCTGGATCTATTGTTTTTGAACCAAAATCAGCTTTTGACAATCTTTTTAGCAGGGATTCTAGCAGTTCTGTAGATACAACTAAAGAATTTGTCATTGCAGAGAATCTACATAAAAATGAAATGCGCAATTTTACTGTCTTTATGCGATACCCTCCATCTTTTTCAAAGCCATATATACGCTATGAGCTTTTTTGTCACTAA